In Bombus affinis isolate iyBomAffi1 chromosome 8, iyBomAffi1.2, whole genome shotgun sequence, the following proteins share a genomic window:
- the LOC126919606 gene encoding cytochrome c oxidase assembly protein COX16 homolog, mitochondrial isoform X2 — MKQKHFRQFLPFVILVIGGTFFIQEFVSLKYKYPKVTSYDLKIETKKRGIEMKKSRTLEEEYELIKTLDIDNWENVRIPRPWEDPSMTNK; from the exons ATGAAGCAAAAACATTTTAGGCAATTTTTACCATTTGTGATACTTGTTATAGGAGGTACATTTTTTATCCAGGAATTTGTAAGCCTAAA ATATAAGTATCCAAAAGTTACATCCTACGATTTGAAAATAGAAACTAAAAAACGAGGtattgaaatgaaaaaaagtCGTACTCTTGAAGAGGAATATGAGCTAATAAAA ACCTTGGATATTGATAATTGGGAAAATGTTCGTATACCACGACCATGGGAGGATCCAAGCATGACAAAcaaatga
- the LOC126919606 gene encoding uncharacterized protein LOC126919606 isoform X1 — protein MKQKHFRQFLPFVILVIGGTFFIQEFVSLKYKYPKVTSYDLKIETKKRGIEMKKSRTLEEEYELIKHDISRPWILIIGKMFVYHDHGRIQA, from the exons ATGAAGCAAAAACATTTTAGGCAATTTTTACCATTTGTGATACTTGTTATAGGAGGTACATTTTTTATCCAGGAATTTGTAAGCCTAAA ATATAAGTATCCAAAAGTTACATCCTACGATTTGAAAATAGAAACTAAAAAACGAGGtattgaaatgaaaaaaagtCGTACTCTTGAAGAGGAATATGAGCTAATAAAA CATGATATTTCTAGACCTTGGATATTGATAATTGGGAAAATGTTCGTATACCACGACCATGGGAGGATCCAAGCATGA